The region CCATCGAAGACGCCATTGGCGCGGACCAGATCTTCAACACCCTGATGGGTGATGCGGTCGAACCCCGTCGTGAGTTCATCGAAAGCAACGCCTTGGCGGTTTCCAACCTGGACTTCTGATCCAGCGGCAGCGCCAAACAAAAAGGCCAACGCTTAAGCGTTGGCCTTTTTTTATGGCTTCTGGAAAATCAAAAGATCGTCCGAACGCGGCCCGAGCCTTCGGCAGCTCCTACGCCGACCGCATTTCCCTGTAGGAGCTGCCGAAGGCTGCGATCTTTTGATCGTTACTCGATTACTGACGCCACACTTTCCAACCGATACCCATACCCATAAATCGTCAACAACTGCCAACCCCGATCTGCCGTCAGCCCGAGCTTATTGCGAAGGCGATAAATGTGAGTATCAAGCGGTCTTGAAGAGACCATTTCTTCATGACTCCAGAACCGCTCATACAGGTATTCCCGAGATAGCGGCCGGCCCAGGTTGGTGAACAGGCAGTGGGCCAGTCGGTATTCTTTTTCAGTCAGGCTGATGGGGCTGCCGGCGCGGGTGACGGTCAGCTCTGCGTCGTCGAAGACCAAGTCATTGAACGTCAGTAGTTCGGTGGCGGGTGATCGTTGCAGGCCGTGTCGGCGCAGCACTGCACTCACTCGTGCCTTGAGCTCGTTGGGGCGGAACGGTTTACTCACGTAGTCGTCAGCGCCGGCATTCAGGGCCTGGACGATATCGCTCTCAGCGTCGCGACTGGTCAGCATGATCGCGGCGGGTGGTGCGTCCATGTGTTCGCGGGTCCAGCGCAACAGCGACAGGCCACTGATATCGGGCAGTTGCCAGTCGAGGATTAGCAGGTCGAAGGTCTCCCGCCGAAGTTGTCGCAGCAGGTCCTCCCTCGCTCGAAACTGTGCAATGTCCACGCTTGCTCTCCCGGGGAGGGGATCTGTCGCAGTGTCTGTTCCACCCGACGTAGCTCGGCGGGTTCGTCATCCAGTATTGCGACACGCATGCGCAGTGATTCCTTCATCTCGTAAGGGCAACGTTCAAGAAAAGTCCTACGGGAGCGAGTTTAGGCTGATTGCCTGAATCTGAACAATTGTGGCGAATCGCTCCGAAGTTCTAGAGGGTGGCTACGCTAGTAGCACTTCGCCCTCAGGCGAGAAGCCACTGGCAGAAAACTCAATAGGGACTGTGGGAAAGATGCATCACAAGGTTCTGGAAAAGATCGCCTGTAACGTTTTCACAAGACTGGCAGCGTTGGTGTTTGTGGGCAGCCTTGGGCTGGGATGCACAGCGGCCCAATCCTCTCCAGACGCCTATCGGGAGGCAACACCACGCTACTTCGGTGGTGGGATAAATACATCACTGGGGGATTCCCAGGGGTTTGCGCCTGTCTATTCGCTGCAAGCAGAAGCGGATCAACCCGTCAGCCAGGTAGAACAGCGCTGGGTGTTCTAGAACGCCTGGGCAATTCTGAACAATTATTGAGAATCGCCTCACAGCAGGCGCATGCCGGTAAATTCGTTCTCGCTGAGCAGGCACAACGAGCATTGGGATGTGCTCTGACGCAGGGAGCGTCAACGCCAACCTGGCGGGACCGCCGATCGCCGGTTTGCGGGCGGTCTGCAGTTCAGGGGGAAATCAAGGAGTGCCTGCTCAGGTTTCAAATCGGCTTAATGATCGGTCGATTCTGACACAGGGACGTGTCATCCCTACGGTCTATGGCTATCTGCCAGAGCGTCCGGTCAGGTATGGTGCTTCCAGCGGATCGAAGCCTTTGCGGCCTGATTACCACAAGAGCATAAAAAGCCAATCCATGAACTCCAAGACCCTTTTGCTTCTGCGCCGTTCTGGCGTCTGCCTGTTTTTGCTGACCGGCCTGATGGGGTTGATTACCCCGGACGTATCGGCTGCCCCCGCCTCCACAAAACGCCTGCCTTATATCGACGACAACCAACAATGCCGTGGCCAGCCGCTGCCCGCGACTGTAGAGCATCTGACCGGCGAAGCCTGGAAACTGGACGTCAAAGGTAAACAGGTGCCGCTGGAAGAAGGCATGAAAGTGGATGAGCGAGAAGGTGTCATGACCTCTCCTTCAGCCTTTGTCAGTCTGTCTCTGGGCGATGGCTCGCGTATTGTCTTGCCCTCAAGCTCGCGCATCACCCTGCTTTTGAATGAAGAACATTCGATCCCTCAAGTGATTCTTGAGCAGGGTCAGGTCGAGTCGTATGTGATCAAGCGCGCCAGCGACTATGATCGTTTTCAGATTGTCACGCCGGTCGGCGTACTGGGCGTGCGAGGGACACATTTTCGGGTACGCGACGATGATGGCGACCAGGCTGTGCTGGAAGTGCTGAATGGGCAAGTTGCGGTCAATCGCGAGGAAGAGCCTTCGTCTCCACAGCCTGCCAGACATTCTGTCGTACCGGACGATGACGAAGTCCAGGTCATGGCCCGTCAGGGGCTGCGTATTCAGAAACAGGGTAAGTTGACCCCGGTCGAATTGTTGCCGGCTCCTCGCCTGTTGGGGCAGGCAGGCCAGACGGGCCCGGTGCCTACTTGGCAACTGATCATGAAGCCCATTGAGGGGGCCACGCGTTATCGAGCGCAAGTCGCCACTGATGCGGCGTTTCTGAACATCAAGCAAGAGCAGTATTCGAGCACGCCGCAAGTCAACTTCCACGACCTGAAAGCGTTCTTCTATCATGTTCGGCTCTCGGCGTATGACGCCCAGGGACTAGAGGGAGAAACCGGGGTATATGACATTTTCTATTACCCCAGGACCACGCGTGTCCAATAGCACTCCGGCCGACTGCCGATGAAGGGCCGGCCAAGGAAGGAAGCGCGCGAGCCGACCCAGGCTCAACGGTTGTTCCGGCGTATGGTCCGCGAGTGGCTGTGGGTCAGTCTGATCCTGCTGCCGCTGACAGCCCTCCTGTCCCTGAGCCATGGCCTGACGTTGAGCAATCTGCTCTACGACAACCTGCGTCGACTCAGCCCGCTGCCGGTTGATCCCCGAATCTTGATTGTGACCATCGACGATTACAGTCTGCAGCAACTTGGGCAATGGCCGTGGTCGCGAGTGCTGCACGCCGATCTGCTCGATCGACTGAGCGCTGCAAAGGCCAAAGGCATTCTGTTCGATGTGATTTTCAGCGAACCCGACAGCCATCCCGACAACGATCAGCGTCTGGCCCAGGCAGCCTGTCGGGCCGGCAATGTGTTTGTGCCGCTACTGCGTGAAGGTGTGGCGCGCTATGGGCAGCCGCTGGGGGAAATCGAGCCGGTGGCACCGCTGAGTCACTGCGCCATGGGCATCGGGCACATCAATGCCGAAGCGGACGTCGATGGCATCGTGCGTAGCGTGTATCTGAGCGAAGGATCGGCGCAGAACCCCCGGGCTCAACTTGCCTGGCTGCTGTATCAATTGAGCCAGCCGGGCGATCACTCTCCATCAATGCCCGGTACCCCTGCCCCGCTGTCGGTGCAAGGTTGGCAACGTTCCCACGAAATACGTATTCCCTTCATCAGGGCCGATGCCGGATTTCCCAGCGTGCCTTACGTCAGCGTGTTGCGAGGCGAAGTCGCGCCGCAGTTGCTGCGCGATCGTCTGATTCTGATCGGCTCGACCGCGCCCGGCCTGGGTGACCGTTATGTCACCCCGCAATCGGCGAGTCTCGGTACGACGCCGGGCATCGAGATTCAGGCAAACATCCTCAACGGGTTGCTGCAACAGCGCAGCATTGTGGTGCTCGATGAGCGCCTTTCGGTATTGCTGTCGGTGATGCTCGTCGGGCTGCTGCTGGGTTTGTTGTTATTGCGCCCTCGCCTGGCCTTGTGGATGACCGTTGGCGGCATCGCCGTGGCCTTGCTCGGGTCTTGCCTGCTGTTGCGGCTGGGCTGGTGGTGGTCACCGGCCGCGAGCCTGCTGGGCATGTTGCTGGGTTACCTGATCTGGAACTGGCGGCGGCTGAGTGCGGTCCTCGCCTACTTCGGCTGGGAACTGGCGCGTCTGGACAGCGAGCCGAAAGTCTTCCCTGAACGCCGACGCACCCAGGCCCCGGCCGGGGATGTATTGCAGGGGCAAATCGTTGCACTGGAACAGGCCATGAGCCGGACACGGGACACCCGGCGCTTCATCGCTGATGGCCTGGAATACCTGCCGGTAGCGACGCTGATCAGCGATCCGAACGGCCGAATCCTGCTGGCCAATCGCAAGGCTCGAGATGTGTTTGCCAGTGAACTGGTGGGTGAAGACTTGCTCAATCAATTAACCGCCCTGGGTTATCCGGCAGCACTCAATGGCGCGCCAGCAGCCTTGTTGGCCCTGGAACCGATGGAGTTCCGTGATACTCAGGCACGCAGCCTGCGAGTCGATCTTGCTCCACTGCTGCCCGCCGAGGGCGATACGCCGATTGGCTGGCTGCTGAGCCTGACCGACTTGAGTGTCGAACGTGATGTCGAAGAACAGCGAGCGGTGTTGTTGCGATTTCTTTCCCATGACCTGCGGGCGCCCAACTCGGCGATTCTCGCGTTGCTTGATGTGCAGCGGCATCAGGCGAGCGGCGACGCTCACCTGTTCGCCCAGATCGAGTTGCAAGTGCGCAAGGCGCTGAGCCTGACCGAGGCGTTTGTGCAGTTGGCGAAAGCCGAGTCGGAGGCCTACCAGTTCCAGCCGAGCATGTTCGCCATGCTGCTGCTCGATACCTTCGACCAGGCGATGAGCATCGCGCAGTTGAAGAACATTCAGCTGTTGCACGATCTGGATGAAGACGCCGAAGCCCTAGTCATGGCGGATCAATCGTTGCTGACGCGCGCGCTGTTCAACCTGCTGGAGAATGCGATCAAGTACAGCCCGGCCGGTTCACGGATTAGCGTGCGGGTGAGTTGTGCCAATGACTGGCTGACCTGTGAGATTACCGATCAGGGCAGAGGTATCGCCGCCGAAGAATTGCCGGAGTTGTTCAGCCAGTACCGGCGCTTTGCTTCGGCGCACGGCAATGATGGTCTGGGTTTGGGTCTGTCGATGGTCAAGGCTGTTGTGGATCGTCACGGTGGGCGGATCGAGTGCCAGAGCAAGGTCGGACAAGGCACTACATTCAGGCTTCAATTACCGGTGTTTACCGATTAAAGGCAAAAGATCGCAGCCTTCGGCAGCGCCTCACAAGCCCGTAGGGTGCGATTTTTTGAGGCACAAAAAAACCGGCTATATCAGCCGGTTTTTTTACGTCCGAAAAAAACTTATGCACCTTTTTCAGATTTTTATGAGCTTCAGAAATATGTATATAAATCATCAACCTATAAGCTAAATCCGTCGTTTTTCAACAAAACGGTACACAGGTTATCCACAGAATCTCAGACAGCCACTTGATCAGTTGTGGCAGGTGCCTGAGGAGCGGGTGGCAACGAACCCATGTCGCGCTGCATCTGCTCGTTCCAGGCCTGAACCCGATCATTCAGTGCAGCAATGGCTCGCGGCCCAGTGCCCTCGGCGTACATCGGCTCGCCGATGATCACGGTGATCACACCCTGCTTCTTCGCCCAACCGGTTTTCGGCCAGAACTTGCCGGCATTGTGTGCAATCGGCAGTACCGGAAGCTCGGCGTTGACCGCCAAGGCGCTACCGCCGCGCGAGAACTTGCCGACGGTGCCGTAAGGAACACGAGTCCCCTCGGGGAAGATCAGCACCCAAACGCCGTCCTTCAGCAATTCATCGCCCTTCTTCGCCACATGCTTGAGCGCGGCTTTCGGGTTGTCGCGGTCGATGGCAATCGGACGCAGCATGGCCATCGCCCAGCCGAAGAACGGCACGAAGAGCAGCGAGCGTTTAAGCACCTGGCTCAACGGTTCGAAGTAAGCCGAGAGAAAGAACGTCTCCCAGGTGCTCTGATGGTTCGACTGAATCACGCAGGGCTGGTCAGGCACGTTCTCGGCGCCCTTCACTTCATAGCTGATGCCCAGAAATACTTTGCTCAGCCATAAGGCGCAGCGGCACCAGTACACGTTGATGAAGCGATATCGGGCCTTGAATGGCAGAAACGGCGCGATAAAAAAGCTCAGGCTGCACCAGAGCAAAGAGCTGGTGCCCAGCAACAGATAGAAGAGGAACGTTCTGATGGCCTGCAGTATCGACATGGTGACGTTTACCGTGCGGGCTCTGCCCGTCTATATAAAGCGCACTCCCGATCAATCCTTAATCGGAACAATCGAAGCACTCTAATTGTGGATAAGTTCTGCGGCAATCGCCGCCAGATCGTCAAAAATCAAGGTGCCTACCGGCAGGGTCTTGCCCTGAGTCTTTTCGCCTTTTCCGGTCTTTACCAAAACTGGCTGAGAATCGACGGCTTTGGCGGCTTCCAGGTCACCGAGACTGTCGCCGACGAACCATAGATTAGTCAGCGATACGTTGTAATGCGCGGCGATGGTTTTCAACATCCCGGGTTTCGGCTTGCGGCAATCGCAGCCTTCGTCCGGCCCGTGCGGGCAGTAGACGATCAGCCCGACTTCACCGCCCTGCTCCGCCACCAACGAACGCAAGCGCTCGTGCATGGCGTCCAGGGTGGCGATGTCGTAATAGCCGCGAGCGATGCCCGACTGGTTGGTAGCAACCGCTACCGTCCAGCCGGCCTTGCTCAACTGCGCGATGGCTTCGATCGAGCCGGGGAGTGGAATCCACTCCTCCACCGATTTGATGTAAGCGTCGGAGTCATAGTTGATCACCCCGTCCCGATCGAGAATCAGCAGTTTCAAACAGTCTTACCCCAGCAGCGAAATGTCGGCGACGCCGAGGAACAGCCCACGCAAGCGGGACAACAGGGCATAACGGTTGGCGCGCACTTTGGCGTCATCCGCGTTGACCATCACGGCTTCGAAGAACGCATCCACCGGCTCGCGCAAGGCAGCCAAACGCGCCAGCGATTCACTGTACTGACGCGCAGCGGCCATCGGCTGGACAGCTTGGTCCGCCTGCTGGATCGCCGAATACAGGGAGAACTCGTTGGCGTTGTCGAAGTACTTGGCTTCCACCACCGACGGAATCGAGCCTTCGGCCTTGCTCAGCAAGTTCGAAACACGCTTGTTCACGGCGGCCAGAGCGGCGGCTTCCGGCAATTTGCGGAACGCTTGAACCGCTTGCACACGCTGATCGAAGTCCAGCGCCGAACCCGGCTTCAGGGCACGTACCGACAGGTAAGTCGCGACGTCCACACCTTCGTCTTCGTAACGGGCACGCAGACGGTCGAAGATGAACTCCAGCACCGACTCGTTCAGGCCGGCAGCCTTGATCTTGGCGCCGAACGCGTTCACGGCGAAGGCCACGGCGTCGTTCAGGTCAAGCTCGAGCTTCTTGTCGATCAGGATGCGCAACACGCCCAGGGCTGCACGGCGCAGGGCGTACGGGTCTTTGCTACCGGTTGGCAGCATGCCGATGCCGAAGATGCCGACCAGGGTGTCGAGCTTGTCCGCGATGGCCACGGCCGCACCGGTCAGGGTGGTCGGCAGTTCAGCACCGGCACCACGCGGCATGTACTGCTCGTTCAGTGCCAGGGCGACTTCTTGCGGCTCGCCGTCGTTGAGGGCGTAGTAGTAACCGGCGACACCTTGCATCTCCGGGAACTCACCGACCATCTCGGTCGCCAGGTCGCACTTGGACAGCAGGCCGGCACGGGAAGCCCATGCCGCGTTGCCGCCAATGCGCTGCGCGATGAACGCGGCCAGTTTGGAAACACGCTCGGCCTTGTCGTAGACGCTGCCGAGTTTTTCCTGGAACACCACGTTTTGCAGGCGCAGGTTGAAGTCTTCGAGTTTCTGCTTCTTGTCTTGCTTGAAGAAGAACTCGGCGTCGGTCAGGCGTGGGCGAACCACTTTCTCGTTACCGGCGATGATCTGTTGCGGGTCTTTGCTTTCGATGTTGGCCACGGTAATGAAACGGGGCAGCAACTTGCCGTCGGCATCCAGCAGGCAGAAATACTTCTGGTTGTCCTGCATGGTGGTGATCAGGGCTTCTTGCGGCACATCGAGGAAACGCTCCTCGAACGAGCACACCAGCGGCACCGGCCATTCAACCAGCGCGGTCACTTCGTCGAGCAAGGCTGGAGGGACGATTGCCGTGCCTTCCTGCAAGGTCGCGAGTTCTTCGGTGCGCTTGCTGATGATTGCGCGACGCTCGTTGGCATCGGCCAATACGTAGGCAGCACGCAAGTCGGTCAGGTAATTGGCCGGCGCGGTGATGCGTACGCTTTGCGGGTGGTGGAAGCGGTGACCACGGGAATCGCGACCGGCCTTCTGGGCGAGGATCGTGCAATCGATGACCTGGTCACCGAGCAGCATCACCAGCCACTGAGTCGGGCGAACGAATTCTTCCTTGCGAGCACCCCAGCGCATGCGTTTCGGGATCGGCAAGTCGTTCAGGGAATCTTCAACGATGGTCGGCAGCAGGCTCGCGGTCGGTTTACCGGCGATGCTCTGGCTATAACGCAGTTTTGGACCGCTCTGATCGATTTCGCTCAGGTCGACGCCGCACTTCTTGGCGAAGCCCAAGGCTGCTTGAGTCGGGTTGCCTTCGGCATCGAACGCGGCCTGACGTGGCGGGCCGTCGAGGTTGATGCTGCGATCCGGCTGCTGAATATCCAGCGCGGTGATCAGTACAGCCAGACGACGCGGTGCGGCGTAGACGGTTTTGGCTTCGTAGCTCAGGCCAGCGGCTTGCAGGCCCTTGTCGATACCGGCCAGGAACGCGTCGGCCAGGGTGTTCAGGGCTTTAGGTGGCAGTTCTTCGGTGCCCAATTCAACCAGGAAATCCAGAGCACTCATTGTGCAGCCTCCAGCTTAGCCAACACTTCATCACGCAGGTCCGGGGTCGCCATCGGGAAGCCCAGCTTGGCGCGAGCCAGCAGGTAGGCTTGCGCAACGGAACGCGCCAGGGTGCGTACACGCAGAATGTATTGCTGACGTGCAGTCACCGAGATCGCCCGGCGCGCATCCAGCAGGTTGAAGGTGTGGGAGGCCTTCAACACCATTTCGTAGCTCGGCAATGGCAGCGGCTGGTCGAGTTCGATCAGGCGTTTAGCTTCGCTTTCGTAGAAATCGAACAGCTCGAACAGCTTCTCGACGTTGGCGTGTTCGAAGTTGTAGGTCGATTGCTCGACTTCGTTCTGGTGGAACACGTCGCCGTAGGTGACTTTGCCCATCGGACCGTCAGCCCAGACCAGGTCGTAGACCGAGTCCACGCCTTGCAGGTACATGGCCAGACGCTCAAGACCGTAGGTGATCTCGCCGGTCACCGGGTAGCACTCGATGCCGCCCGCTTGCTGGAAGTAAGTGAACTGCGTCACTTCCATGCCGTTGAGCCAGACTTCCCAGCCCAGACCCCAGGCGCCCAGAGTTGGCGACTCCCAGTTGTCTTCGACGAAGCGAATGTCGTGGACCAACGGGTCCAGACCGACGTGCTTGAGGGAGCCCAGGTACAGTTCCTGGAAGTTGTCCGGGTTCGGCTTCAGGACTACCTGGAACTGGTAGTAGTGCTGCAGACGGTTCGGGTTTTCGCCGTAGCGGCCGTCAGTCGGGCGACGACTGGGCTGCACATAAGCGGCGTTCCAGGTTTCCGGGCCGATGGCGCGCAGAAACGTGGCTGTGTGGAAAGTGCCGGCGCCTACTTCCATATCGTAGGGCTGAAGTACCACGCAACCTTGCTCGGCCCAGTATTGCTGGAGGGCGAGGATCAAGTCTTGGAAGGTACGCACGGCTGGCGTAGGCTGGCTCACGAAATTCACCTGTTTCTTGGGCTGCGATTTAAAGAGCGGGAGTATACCCGATTCGTTGCTGCGCACGCCCCCTGGAGCCTTATGCCACGCTGCTTTTGGTGTTCCGAAGATCCGCTATACATGGCTTATCACGATCAGGAGTGGGGCACGCCGCTACGCGATGCGCAGGGATTGTTCGAGTTGCTTTTGCTCGAAGGGTTCCAGGCCGGCCTCTCATGGATCACTGTGCTGCGCAAACGCGAGCGTTATCGCGAGGTGTTGTTCGGCTTTGACGTGCAACGTGTGGCGCAGATGAGCGACGCGGAAATCGCTGAATTGATGCTTGACCCCGGCATCATCCGCAACCGTCTCAAACTCAACGCGGCCCGGCGCAATGCCCAGGCCTGGCTGGCGCTGGAGGACCCGGTGGGGTTTCTCTGGTCGTTCGTTGGCGGTAAACCCGTGATCAATCATTTCAAGGATCGCAGCCAGGTGCCGGCCGTGACATCGGTCGCTGTGGAGATGAGCAAAGGCCTGAAAAAGGCTGGTTTCACGTTCGTCGGCCCGACCATTTGTTACGCGCTGATGCAGGCCTCGGGCATGGTCATGGACCACACCCAGGATTGCGATCGCTACGCGGTGCTGGCGAACGGCGGTTAGAATGGCCGCCTCGCACACAGCACAAGATCAGGAGTGACCTGTGGATAAGTTTAAAGGCGCCTTGCTGGTAGGCGCTCTGCGGCTGTTTGCCCTGCTTCCGTGGCGGGCAGTGCAGGCGGTGGGCTCGGCCATTGGCTGGGTGATGTGGAAAACCCCCAACCGTTCCCGCGATGTGGTGCGGATCAACCTGGCCAAGTGCTTTCCAGAGATGGACCCGGCCGAACGTGAACGCCTGGTCGGCCAGAGCCTCAGCGACATCGGCAAGTCCCTGACCGAAAGCGCCTGCGCCTGGATTTGGCCGGCCCAGCGCTCCATCGACCTGGTGCGTGAAGTCGAAGGCCTCGACGTATTGAAGGACGCCCTCGCCTCCGGCAAAGGTGTGGTCGGTATCACCAGCCACCTGGGCAACTGGGAAGTGTTGAACCACTTCTATTGCAGCCAGTGCAAACCGATCATCTTCTATCGTCCGCCAAAGTTGAAGGCTGTGGACGATTTGCTGCGCAAGCAGCGCGTACAGCTGGGTAACCGCGTGGCCGCTTCCACCAAGGAAGGCATCCTCAGCGTCATCAAGGAAGTGCGCAAAGGTGGTGCAGTGGGCATCCCCGCTGACCCGGAACCGGCCGAATCCGCCGGGATCTTCGTGCCGTTCTTCGCCACCCAGGCATTGACCAGCAAGTTTGTACCGAACATGCTCGCCGGCGGCAAAGCGGTCGGCGTGTTCCTGCATGCCCTGCGGCTGCCGGATGGTTCGGGGTACAAAGTGATCCTCGAAGCCGCGCCCGAAGCCATGTACAGCACGGATACCGAGACGTCCTGTGCCGCCATGAGCAAGGTGGTCGAGCGCTATGTCGGGGCTTATCCGAGCCAATACATGTGGAGCATGAAGCGTTTCAAGAAGCGTCCACTCGGCGAAGAGCGCTGGTACTGACGTTAATGGCACGATCTGTGGATAATTTCTTGTAGGTCAAAATTATCCACAACAGGTTCAATCAAGGGCGCAGAAGATGTCCGACCACCGCAAATCATTTCGCATCAAAATCAGTCACGAAAGCTTCGGCGAGTGCCTGGGGCAAACCCGTAACCTCTCGACGACGGGTGTGTACGTCAAGCACCCGACCCTGTCGGCCTTGCCCAAGGGCACGGTGGTCTTCGGCCAGGTGCAAGGTTTACCCACAGGCGCGCCGCGAGTGCGCATGGAAGTGGTGCTGGTGGATGCCGAAGGGATTGGCCTGCGCTATCTCTGATTAGCGAGCCTGACGCTCAAGCTTCTTCAGAAACACCGTCATTTCCTTCTCTGCCTGCTTATCGCCATGAGCGCGGGCGGCTTCCAGGCCTTGCTCCCACGCCTGACGTGCCGCCGCAAAATCTGCCAGCGCCAAGTGCGCCTTGCCCAACAGCTTCCACGCCGCCGAATACTTCGGATCGAACTCGACGCAACGCTGGAAATGCTCCGCCGCTTTCGCGTTTTCCCCAAGATCCAGATAACCCTTGCCGAGGCCGAAGCCGCAGCAAGGCGTTATCCACACCCTTGGCGAGCATTTTTTCCAGGGATTCGATCATCAGTGGATTCCTTGTCGAGGTGGGTCAGGAGTTGATCTGTTTTAGTGAGGCCGCCTTCGCGAGCAAGCCCGCTCCCACAGTAGATCTACAGTGAACGCAGGTTTGATGTACGGTCGAAATCACATGTGGGAGCGGGCTTGCTCGCGAAGAGGCCCGCCCGGCCAGCGCAAATATCGGATCAGAAGAAGCTAAGCCCCACATGAAACAGCTTCTCCACATCCCGAATATGCTTCTTATCCACAAGGAACAGAATCACATGGTCGCCGGTTTCGATCACTGTATCGTCATGGGCGATGATCACTTCTTCATCACGAATAATCGCGCCAATCGTGGTGCCCGGCGGCAACCCGATATTCTCGATCGCCTTGCCAATCACCTTGCTCGACTTCGCATCGCCATGGGCAATCGCCTCGATGGCTTCCGCCGCGCCACGGCGCAGTGAGTGCACGCTGACGATATCGCCACGGCGCACGTGAGCCAGCAAGGTGCCGATGGTCGCCAGTTGCGGGCTGATAGCGATGTCGATGTCGCCGCCCTGGATCAAATCCACGTAAGCCGGGTTGTTGATGATCGTCATCACCTTCTTCGCGCCCAGCCGTTTGGCCAGCAGTGACGACATGATGTTGGCTTCGTCATCGTTGGTCAGGGCCAGGAAGATGTCGGCGTCGGCGATGTTCTCTTCCAGCAGCAAGTCGCGGTCCGACGCGCTGCCCTGCAACACCACGGTGCTGTCGAGGGTGTCCGAGAGGTAGCGGCAACGTGCCGGGTTCATCTCGATGATCTTCACCTGATAGCGGCTTTCGATGGCTTCGGCCAGACGTTCGCCGATCTGCCCGCCGCCGGCGATGACGATGCGCTTGTAGCTTTCATCGAGGCGGCGCATTTCGCTCATGACCGCGCGAATGTTCGCTTTGGCGGCGATGAAAAACACTTCGTCGTCGGCCTCGATCACCGTATCGCCCTGGGGCAGGATCGGCCGGTCGCGCCGAAAAATCGCCGCTACGCGGGTTTCGACGTTCGGCATGTGTTCGCGCAACTGCCGCAGTTGCTGCCCCACCAACGGACCGCCGTAATAGGCCTTCACCGCCACCAGTTGCGCCTTGCCTTCGGCGAAGTCGATCACTTGCAAGGCACCGGGATGTTCGATCAGGCGCTTGATGTAGTTGGTGACCACTTGTTCCGGGCTGATCAGCACATCAACGGGGATCGCGTCGTTGTTGAACAGCCCGCCGCGCGTGAGGTAAGCGGCTTCGCGGACCCGGGCGATCTTGGTCGGGGTATGGAACAGGGTGTGGGCGACCTGGCAGGCGACCATGTTGGTCTCGTCGCTGTTGGTCACCGCCACCAGCATGTCGGCGTCGTCGGCGCCGGCCTGGCGCAGCACGGTCGGGAACGAGGCGCGGCCCTGCACGGTGCGGATGTCCAGCCGATCACCGAGGTCGCGCAGGCGTTCGCCGTCGGTGTCGACCACGGTGATGTCGTTGGCTTCGCTGGCCAAGTGTTCCGCCAGCGAACCGCCGACC is a window of Pseudomonas sp. 10S4 DNA encoding:
- the glyQ gene encoding glycine--tRNA ligase subunit alpha, with the protein product MSQPTPAVRTFQDLILALQQYWAEQGCVVLQPYDMEVGAGTFHTATFLRAIGPETWNAAYVQPSRRPTDGRYGENPNRLQHYYQFQVVLKPNPDNFQELYLGSLKHVGLDPLVHDIRFVEDNWESPTLGAWGLGWEVWLNGMEVTQFTYFQQAGGIECYPVTGEITYGLERLAMYLQGVDSVYDLVWADGPMGKVTYGDVFHQNEVEQSTYNFEHANVEKLFELFDFYESEAKRLIELDQPLPLPSYEMVLKASHTFNLLDARRAISVTARQQYILRVRTLARSVAQAYLLARAKLGFPMATPDLRDEVLAKLEAAQ
- the tag gene encoding DNA-3-methyladenine glycosylase I, with protein sequence MPRCFWCSEDPLYMAYHDQEWGTPLRDAQGLFELLLLEGFQAGLSWITVLRKRERYREVLFGFDVQRVAQMSDAEIAELMLDPGIIRNRLKLNAARRNAQAWLALEDPVGFLWSFVGGKPVINHFKDRSQVPAVTSVAVEMSKGLKKAGFTFVGPTICYALMQASGMVMDHTQDCDRYAVLANGG
- a CDS encoding lysophospholipid acyltransferase — translated: MDKFKGALLVGALRLFALLPWRAVQAVGSAIGWVMWKTPNRSRDVVRINLAKCFPEMDPAERERLVGQSLSDIGKSLTESACAWIWPAQRSIDLVREVEGLDVLKDALASGKGVVGITSHLGNWEVLNHFYCSQCKPIIFYRPPKLKAVDDLLRKQRVQLGNRVAASTKEGILSVIKEVRKGGAVGIPADPEPAESAGIFVPFFATQALTSKFVPNMLAGGKAVGVFLHALRLPDGSGYKVILEAAPEAMYSTDTETSCAAMSKVVERYVGAYPSQYMWSMKRFKKRPLGEERWY
- a CDS encoding PilZ domain-containing protein: MSDHRKSFRIKISHESFGECLGQTRNLSTTGVYVKHPTLSALPKGTVVFGQVQGLPTGAPRVRMEVVLVDAEGIGLRYL
- the trkA gene encoding Trk system potassium transporter TrkA, which produces MKIIILGAGQVGGSLAEHLASEANDITVVDTDGERLRDLGDRLDIRTVQGRASFPTVLRQAGADDADMLVAVTNSDETNMVACQVAHTLFHTPTKIARVREAAYLTRGGLFNNDAIPVDVLISPEQVVTNYIKRLIEHPGALQVIDFAEGKAQLVAVKAYYGGPLVGQQLRQLREHMPNVETRVAAIFRRDRPILPQGDTVIEADDEVFFIAAKANIRAVMSEMRRLDESYKRIVIAGGGQIGERLAEAIESRYQVKIIEMNPARCRYLSDTLDSTVVLQGSASDRDLLLEENIADADIFLALTNDDEANIMSSLLAKRLGAKKVMTIINNPAYVDLIQGGDIDIAISPQLATIGTLLAHVRRGDIVSVHSLRRGAAEAIEAIAHGDAKSSKVIGKAIENIGLPPGTTIGAIIRDEEVIIAHDDTVIETGDHVILFLVDKKHIRDVEKLFHVGLSFF